CGCGAGCTCCGGCGGCGCGCCGCCGAGACCCGCGTGGTCCACGGCGTCGACGAAGTACGGCGCGAGCCGCTTGCCTTCCATCTGGTTCACGTCGGCCTGCATGCGCTCCATGTCGGCCATCGAGATCACGCCGTCGCCGGCAGGCGTGCCGGGCGGCGTCGGGATGAGGTTCAGCTCGCTGCGGATCAGCTCGGTGATGCGCGCGGCGCGAAACTCGTCGTAGCCGGGGCTCAGGTAGGGGCCGGTGCCGGCGAGCGCCTCGTTCAGCGCGTCGTTGTCGGCCGTGTTGCCGATCGGATCGTTGTTGGCGTTCACCCACCAGTGCGCCGGCGGGTTCTCGATCTGCGGCATCCCGGCGAACGGCACGATCTCGTACGGCACCGCCTGGTCGGCCGGTTGCGGCCCGCCGAGCGCCTTCCACTCGTTGCCGGTCGTACCGTCGCGAACCAGGTACGGCGGGCCGCCGTGCAGCGTACCGGCGTCGAGGTCTTCACGGATGGGGAACTCGCCGCTCGAGAAGTACGCGATGTTGCCGGCGACGTCGGCGTAGCCCCAGTTCTGCGAGCCGAAGTCGAAGAACTGGAGGCCCTGCTTGAAGGTCGCGAGATCGGTCGCGGTGTTCCAGATGTAGAAGGTATCGAGCTCGCGGGTCGCGTAGGTACCCGTGAACTTCACCGTGAGCGCGCTCCCGACCTGGTTCGCCTGGAAGGGATTGCCGGGCGCCGAGGTGTGCGGGATGGTGAGCGTCTGCGGGAAGATCGCGCCGTGGCGGGTGACCACCATGCGGCGCGGCGGCACGAAGTTCGCGAGGAGCTTGGTGGCGTCGAAGATACCCTTTACGGTGCTGAGCGGCACCGACGACGCGAACGCGATCACGTTGCGCTCGAGCCCGCCGACCGCCTCGTTGCCGTTCTCCATGTTCACCTTCACCTGGATCGGCGACTGCACGACGGCCTCGGGGTTGCCCTGGTAGTGGCTGAAGAGCGTCCCGGACGCGTCGGTCGACATGTCCTCGAGGAACCAGTCGGTGACGTCGGCGGGATTCGTGGTGGAGCCCCACGCGATGCTCTCGTTGTGCCCCTGCACGACGCCGGGCGCGCCGGCGAAGCCGATGCCGGTGACGTTCATGTCGCCGCCCCGGTCCTTGGTGTTCACGTGCAGCTCGTAGAAGGTCGCGGGGCTCCCGAGGCCGAGATGCGGATCGTTCGCGTAGATCGGGTTGCCGGTGTCGGTCACCGACCCGTCGACCGCCCACTGATTCGACCCGACCGTGCCGCGCGCGCGGATCTCGCGCATGACCGGCTGATCCATGAGCTTCGCGATGTACTCGCGCGCCTGCCGCACGGTCTCCTTGCGGGCGGCGGCGATCGCACGCTGCTGGTCCTTGCTGAGCTTCCGGCCCCTGCCGTTGCCGTCCTTGATCGCGGCCTTCGCGGTCTCGGTCCCGGCTGGAGACTTGGCGGCGCGGGCGGCGTCCTTCACGCCGTCGTGCGTCACGACCTCGCTCTTGGCGGCCGCCTTGGCATCGGCGAGCATGGTCGCCGGCGCGGGCGCGAGGCTCGTCAAGGGGATCGGCGCGTTGCTCGCGTCGGGCACCGTGAAAGCGTTCGCCGCGGGCTGCACACGGGCGAGATCCTGGGCGAACGCGGTCGTGCCGGTCGGCACGCCGAGCGCGTCGGTGACGTCGGCGAGGTCGCCCGTCGGGCCGTCCTCGAAGTCGAACGAGAGCTGGAAGGCCTGGAGCTTGCCGAACGCGACCGAGTCGATCGGCGACCACGGGGCGATGGAGGAGATGCTCAGGCTCACGTACTCGGCCGGCAGGTTGCCGGTCGTGTTCACCCGGTTGATGTACTCGTTGACGCCGTCGGCATAGGCCTGGAGGAGGCTCTGCACGGCGGGCGACAGCGCGTTGAACGAGTCGATCGCCGCCTGGCGGAACCCGAGCGACTGGAAGAACAAGTCCTGGGTCACGTTGCTGATGTTCCCGGGAAACGGCGGGTCCTGCGCCTGGAGCAGCGTCGGACCCGTCTTGAAGTCGGGGAAGCCGAGGAGCTCGGAGACGGTGCCGCTCGGCACGCGCCGGAAGACGTCCATCTGGAACATGCGCTCGCGCGCATGGATGTTGCCGAGCGCAAACGCGGCGTCGTTCTGCGTCGAGGCGTAGATGTGCGGGATGCCCTTGGCGTCGCGCACCACGTCGACGGGAGCGCTCAGCTGACCGAACGTCAGCGTCTGCGCGATCGGCAGATCGGTCACCGGATCGGCACAGACGCGACCGACGGTCAGCAGCGGCCATGCGAGCGTAAACGCGAAGGCGACGAGGAACGACGGGCGGCGGCGATGGTGCATCGGGGATCCTCCTGGATGTACGGGTGCGACGGTCTGTACGTACGGACGGCACGCGCGGCCGAAGTGCCGCGACCGCAAGATCGCGGCATTAGACGGCGGCCGGCCCGCCCCTGTCAAGAAAAAATCTGCGCCGCGGCGCCCGCCAGCGCGGCTGCGCGGTGCCCCCGGCCGGGCCGCGGCAGGCAGCCCGCTCGCCGATGCCGCGGAGCGTACGCGGACCGGCCGGCGTTGTGCTCGCCCGGGGCGCGCGGCTAGAACGAGACCGCGAGGAGGAGCGCGGGTGCACGGGATCCACGACCTGGGCGGCATGCACGGCTTCGGCCGCGTCGAGGTGGAGGCCGACGAGCCGGTCTTCCACGCCGCCTTCGAGCGCCGGGTGCTCGGCATGGCCTACCAGGTGGTGGGCTTCGGCTGGATCACCATCGACGCGTTCCGCCACGGCATCGAGCGCATCCCGCCGGTCGACTACCTGACCCTCGGCTACTACGGCCGCTGGCGCGCGGCGCTCGAGCGCCTGCTGATCGAGCGCGGCGTGCTCGCGTCGGACGAGGTCGACGCGCGCGTCGCGAGCCGCACGAGCGCCCCGCCGGCGGCGGCCCCGGCCCCGCCGGCCGCGATCGCTCCCGGCTTCGAGCGCGACCTCGCGCGCCCGGCGCGCTTCGCCGGCGGCGATCGGGTGCGGGCACGCGTGACGAGCTCGCCGGGGCACACGCGCCTCCCCCGCTACGTCGCGGGTCGCGTCGGGACCGTCGTGGTGGCGGGCCCGGCCTACGTCTTCCCCGACGCGAACGCGCACGGACGCGGCGAGGATCCGCAGCACCTCTATACGGTACGCTTCGACGGCCGCGAGCTCTGGGGCGATGCCGCCGAGCCGGCGACGTCGGTCCACGTCGACCTGTTCGAACCATACCTGGAGCCCGTCCCATGAGCGATCGGCACCACCACGACGACCACGAGCACGGCGCCGATCCGATCGCGCGGCGAAACGCGCTCCGCGCCGAGGCGCTCGAGTCGCTCCTCGTCGAGCGCGGCCTCGTCCAGCCCGACGTCGTCGACGCGATCGTGACGCGCTTCGAGCAGGACATCGGTCCGCTGAACGGCGCGAAGCTCGTGGCCCGGGCCTGGACCGATCCGGCCTTCAAGATCCGCCTCCTCGCCGACCCGTGGGCCGCGATCGAGGAGCTCGGTCTCCCGACGGGGCCGGACAAGACGCCGATCGTGGTGCTCGAAGATGCGCCCGATCTGCACCACGTCGTCGTGTGCACGCTCTGCTCCTGCTACCCGTCCTCGCTGCTCGGCCTGCCGCCCACCTGGTACAAGAGCCCGCCGTATCGCTCGCGCGTCGTACGCGAGCCGCGCGCGGTGCTGCGCGAGATGGGCCTCGATCTCCCGCCCGAGGTCGCCGTGCGGGTCTCGGACTCGAGCGCCGAGGTCCGCTATCTGGTGCTGCCGATGCGACCCGCCGGGACCGTGGGCTGGAGCGAGGAGGACCTGCGACGCCTCGTGACGCGCGACACCCTGATCGGCGTGGCCCGCCCGTCCGTCGCGGTGGACGACCCGGCGCCAGGGAAGCCGACATGACCTCCGACGGTCGCGCGCAGGTCCTCGACTGGGACGGCCCCCTGTCGCCGCCGCGCCGGAACGGCGAGCTCGTCTTCGAGGCGCTCTGGGAAAGCCGCGTCTTCGGCATGACGATGACTCTCTACGAGCGCGGCGCGTTCGCGTGGGACGAGTTCCGTGACCGCTTGATCGCGACCATCGCCGCGGCCGAGCGCGCCGCCCATCCGCACGCCGGAGCGTACCGCTACTGGGAGTGCTGGCTTGGCGCTTTCGAGGCGCTGGCGGCCGACAAGGCATGGTGCGCGCCGGGGGCGGTCGACGCGCGGCTCGCGGAGCTCGCGGCGCGACCCGCGGGACATGATCACCGCACGCCCGGCACCTGAGTTGTTTCGCCGCTTTGAGAAGCAGGTGGCGCGATCGCTTCCCAATCTCGCGACGTGTCCGCCATGAAGGGTCCGCCACGTCCCGGCTCGCCGCCTGGCAAGCCGGTTGCTTTCGAGAACGCCATGGACCAACCAGTGCAGATCACCTTTCGCGACGTGCCCCCCTCGGAGGCCGTCGAAGCCCGCATCCGCGAAGAGGCGGATACCCTCCGCCAATACGACGATCGCATCGTGCGTTGCCGGGTGGTCGTCGAGCAGCCGCATCGCCACCAGCACCAGGGGCGGCTCTACGCGATCCGCATCGACCTCACTGTACCGGGACGCGAGATCGTCATTGGCAACGGCTCGCACGCCGACCACGCGCACGAGGACGTCTACGTGGCCATCCGCGACGCGTTCGAAGCGGCGCGGCGTCAGCTGCAGGACCACACGCGCCGCACACGCGAGCGACGCTACGCGCCCGACGGGCCCGCGGCCGAGGGACGGATCGGCCGGCTCCTGCGCGATCTCGGCTACGGGTTCATCGAAACGGCGGACGGTCGCGAGATCTACTTCCACCGCAACAGCGTCGTGGACGGCACCTTCGACCGGCTCGAGGCCGGCGCCGCCGTGCACTTCGCCGAGGAGCTCGGTGAGAAGGGTCCGCAGGCGACCAGCGTCCGACCGCGCCATCCCCGGCCTTCGCACGGGAAGTGACGGACCCGCCGGCGTCGGGAACGAGCCGCTGATGCCCACGATCCTCACGCTCACGATGAACCCCGCCGTGGACGTCAGCACCACGGTGCCGCACGTCGTTCCGGATCGGAAGCTCCGCTGCGAAGCGCCGCGCTACGAGCCCGGCGGCGGCGGCATCAACGTGGCCCGCGCGGCGCACCGCCTCGGCGTCGAGGCCGAGGCGTGGTTTCCGGCCGGCGGCGCCGGCGGCGAGCTGCTGCAGCGGCTCCTCGACGCCGAGGGAATCCGCCACACGACGCTCCCCGCGCAGGGGTGGACGCGCGAAAACGTGAACGTGCTCGAGCAGCTGAGCGGCCGGCAGTTCCGCTTCTGCATGCCCGGCGCCGCCCTTGCGGCACACGAATGGCCGGTCTTCCTCGAGCGCCTGCGCGCCCTCTCTCCGGCGCCCGATTTCGTCGTCGCGAGCGGCAGCCTGCCGCCCGGCGTGCCGGTCGACTTCTACGCGCAGCTCGCCCGCTCGGCGCGCGACCTCGGCAGCCGGCTCGTGCTCGACAGCTCGGGGCCCGCGCTCGCGTGCGCCGTCGAGGCGGGGGTCTATCTCCTGAAGCCGAGCCTCGGCGAATTTCGCGCCCTCACCGGGGGCGGCGAGGAGGACGAGTCGGCCCTGATCGCGCGCGCCGTCGAGGTCGTCGTCCGGCGCAAATGGTGCAGCGTGCTGCTGCTGTCGCTCGGCTCCGCGGGCGCCTTGCTCGTCACCGCCGACGAGCGCCAGCGCTTCTCGGCGCCAGCGGTCCCGACCGCAAGCACCGTCGGCGCGGGCGACAGCATGGTCGCGGGCATGCTCGCCGGCCTCTGCCGCGGCCGCTCGCTCCGCGATGCCGCCCGCTTCGCGGTCGCGGCCGGCGCCGCGGCCGTCATGAACCCCGGCACCGAGCTCTGTCATCGCCGCGACGTCGAGCGCCTCGACGCCCAGGTGCGGGCGTCGGCCGTCTAAAGGAGCATCCATGGACTTCGAGCACTCCGAACGCGCGCGCGACTACATCGCGCATGTCGACCGTTTCGTCCGCGAGCGCATCATCCCGAAGGAAGAGGCCTACCTGGCGGAGCTCTCCGGCTCGCCTGATTGGCGGCAGTGGCGCATCCCGGCCGTCATGGAGGCGCTCAAGGCCGAGGCGAAGGCGGCCGGGCTCTGGAACCTCTTCCTGCCCGACTCCGAGTTCGGCGCCGGGCTCGACAACCGCGACTACGCGCCGCTCGCCGAGATCATGGGGCGGAGCTTCATCGCGTCGGAGGTCTTCAACTGCAGCGCGCCCGACACGGGGAACGCCGAAGTGCTCGTCCGCTACGGCAGCCCCGAGCAGAAGGAGCGCTGGCTCGCGCCGCTCCTCGACGGCCGCATCCGATCCGGCTTCGCGATGACCGAGCCCGCCGTCGCTTCGAGCGACGCGACCAACATGAAGGCGACGTGCGCGATCGACGGCGACCAGGCCGTCCTGAACGGCCAGAAGTGGTGGACGAGCGGCGCCGGCGACCCGCGCTGCGCCTTCCTGATCTTCATGGGGGTCACGGACCCGCGCGCGGAGCGCCACCAGCGGCACTCGATGGTGCTGGTGCCGATGGACACCCCGGGGCTGCGCATCGTCCGCATGCTGCCGGTGTTCGGCCACCTCGACGAGCCGCACGGCCACGCCGAGATCGTCTTCGACGAGGTGCGCGTGCCGCTCGCGAGCTTCATCGCCGGACCCGGGCGCGGCTTCGAGATCGCGCAAGGCCGGCTCGGACCGGGTCGCATCCACCACTGCATGCGGGCGATCGGCGCCGCCGAGCGTGCGCTCGAGCGCCTCTGCCGACGGGCCGTCGGGCGGGTCGCGTTCGGAAAGCCGCTCGCCAACCTCGGCGGCAACCGTGACGTCATCGCGAACTGC
The DNA window shown above is from Deltaproteobacteria bacterium and carries:
- a CDS encoding penicillin acylase family protein translates to MHHRRRPSFLVAFAFTLAWPLLTVGRVCADPVTDLPIAQTLTFGQLSAPVDVVRDAKGIPHIYASTQNDAAFALGNIHARERMFQMDVFRRVPSGTVSELLGFPDFKTGPTLLQAQDPPFPGNISNVTQDLFFQSLGFRQAAIDSFNALSPAVQSLLQAYADGVNEYINRVNTTGNLPAEYVSLSISSIAPWSPIDSVAFGKLQAFQLSFDFEDGPTGDLADVTDALGVPTGTTAFAQDLARVQPAANAFTVPDASNAPIPLTSLAPAPATMLADAKAAAKSEVVTHDGVKDAARAAKSPAGTETAKAAIKDGNGRGRKLSKDQQRAIAAARKETVRQAREYIAKLMDQPVMREIRARGTVGSNQWAVDGSVTDTGNPIYANDPHLGLGSPATFYELHVNTKDRGGDMNVTGIGFAGAPGVVQGHNESIAWGSTTNPADVTDWFLEDMSTDASGTLFSHYQGNPEAVVQSPIQVKVNMENGNEAVGGLERNVIAFASSVPLSTVKGIFDATKLLANFVPPRRMVVTRHGAIFPQTLTIPHTSAPGNPFQANQVGSALTVKFTGTYATRELDTFYIWNTATDLATFKQGLQFFDFGSQNWGYADVAGNIAYFSSGEFPIREDLDAGTLHGGPPYLVRDGTTGNEWKALGGPQPADQAVPYEIVPFAGMPQIENPPAHWWVNANNDPIGNTADNDALNEALAGTGPYLSPGYDEFRAARITELIRSELNLIPTPPGTPAGDGVISMADMERMQADVNQMEGKRLAPYFVDAVDHAGLGGAPPELAGLLNPTILDARNRLAGWTYNAPAGFDTPGDPGAPTPQELVDSVATTIYNVAVGRLMDRTFDARLAAAGIGYRQGVTEGVRGLIRLLTRVPFTGVGASGLNFFDDTGVALSAEEERDIILVKSLQDALNLLAGAGFAPAFASSTNVDDYLWGKVHYVVFNSFIDGDMNGTLVPGGGAYSIPPQPAVGFPPGMPADGARFTVDVANYGLRPTSATSLAFGSGANRRSVVEMASGAISAKNVIPGGEDGVVGRPHYGDQVNLWLGNGYHDTYLYTADVVANAASRETYPSFPGCTEAGPGRCAPGGGSPTTDCATEFFVDAPLTEKALKQNSFVINDGGGSDFDGAANGTCVAHVMICLNNNDPRLQGSACFPNDVKRITIKSPKPDSKKAVDGKIGRDLSTLLRSLGPHNVLGSHINTIQYNTAITTQDRCVTAYVSIPIRNGRLTRQVIRLRTEDSNGKADVDSLKIACNP
- the nthB gene encoding nitrile hydratase subunit beta, with the protein product MHGIHDLGGMHGFGRVEVEADEPVFHAAFERRVLGMAYQVVGFGWITIDAFRHGIERIPPVDYLTLGYYGRWRAALERLLIERGVLASDEVDARVASRTSAPPAAAPAPPAAIAPGFERDLARPARFAGGDRVRARVTSSPGHTRLPRYVAGRVGTVVVAGPAYVFPDANAHGRGEDPQHLYTVRFDGRELWGDAAEPATSVHVDLFEPYLEPVP
- the nthA gene encoding nitrile hydratase subunit alpha, whose product is MSDRHHHDDHEHGADPIARRNALRAEALESLLVERGLVQPDVVDAIVTRFEQDIGPLNGAKLVARAWTDPAFKIRLLADPWAAIEELGLPTGPDKTPIVVLEDAPDLHHVVVCTLCSCYPSSLLGLPPTWYKSPPYRSRVVREPRAVLREMGLDLPPEVAVRVSDSSAEVRYLVLPMRPAGTVGWSEEDLRRLVTRDTLIGVARPSVAVDDPAPGKPT
- a CDS encoding nitrile hydratase accessory protein, with the translated sequence MTSDGRAQVLDWDGPLSPPRRNGELVFEALWESRVFGMTMTLYERGAFAWDEFRDRLIATIAAAERAAHPHAGAYRYWECWLGAFEALAADKAWCAPGAVDARLAELAARPAGHDHRTPGT
- a CDS encoding HPF/RaiA family ribosome-associated protein gives rise to the protein MDQPVQITFRDVPPSEAVEARIREEADTLRQYDDRIVRCRVVVEQPHRHQHQGRLYAIRIDLTVPGREIVIGNGSHADHAHEDVYVAIRDAFEAARRQLQDHTRRTRERRYAPDGPAAEGRIGRLLRDLGYGFIETADGREIYFHRNSVVDGTFDRLEAGAAVHFAEELGEKGPQATSVRPRHPRPSHGK
- a CDS encoding 1-phosphofructokinase family hexose kinase, with translation MPTILTLTMNPAVDVSTTVPHVVPDRKLRCEAPRYEPGGGGINVARAAHRLGVEAEAWFPAGGAGGELLQRLLDAEGIRHTTLPAQGWTRENVNVLEQLSGRQFRFCMPGAALAAHEWPVFLERLRALSPAPDFVVASGSLPPGVPVDFYAQLARSARDLGSRLVLDSSGPALACAVEAGVYLLKPSLGEFRALTGGGEEDESALIARAVEVVVRRKWCSVLLLSLGSAGALLVTADERQRFSAPAVPTASTVGAGDSMVAGMLAGLCRGRSLRDAARFAVAAGAAAVMNPGTELCHRRDVERLDAQVRASAV
- a CDS encoding acyl-CoA dehydrogenase family protein; the encoded protein is MDFEHSERARDYIAHVDRFVRERIIPKEEAYLAELSGSPDWRQWRIPAVMEALKAEAKAAGLWNLFLPDSEFGAGLDNRDYAPLAEIMGRSFIASEVFNCSAPDTGNAEVLVRYGSPEQKERWLAPLLDGRIRSGFAMTEPAVASSDATNMKATCAIDGDQAVLNGQKWWTSGAGDPRCAFLIFMGVTDPRAERHQRHSMVLVPMDTPGLRIVRMLPVFGHLDEPHGHAEIVFDEVRVPLASFIAGPGRGFEIAQGRLGPGRIHHCMRAIGAAERALERLCRRAVGRVAFGKPLANLGGNRDVIANCRMAIDQARLLTLRAAWALDKHGTFGALTDVSAIKVIAPNVLQTVVDAAIQIHGGEGVADPELSRLMGMARVLRLADGPDEVHRAMVAKLELRKYT